Proteins encoded together in one Gigantopelta aegis isolate Gae_Host chromosome 8, Gae_host_genome, whole genome shotgun sequence window:
- the LOC121378654 gene encoding methyltransferase-like protein 23 has product MYIWPSAPVLAQYIWNKRSFVRNKNVLELGAGTSLPGTVAAKCGAKVTLSDASRYPDCLQNCRKSCQMNGLADVNIVGLTWGEFTPTLLELPPLDIILGSDCFFDTKDFEDIIVTVSFLLDKSPHAEFWSTYQERSADRSVEDLLLKWGLRCVHVPLSSFDADVEVTHNHTVHMLVITRKSGVT; this is encoded by the exons ATGTACATCTGGCCTTCAGCACCAGTACTGGCCCAGTACATCTGGAATAAACGGAGCTTTGTTAGAAATAAGAATGTTTTGGAG ctGGGTGCAGGGACCTCGCTGCCTGGCACTGTGGCCGCGAAGTGTGGGGCGAAGGTGACACTGAGTGACGCGTCTCGATATCCAGACTGTTTACAGAACTGTCGTAAGAGCTGTCAGATGAACGGGTTAGCAGACGTCAACATTGTTGGTCTCACTTGGGGAGAGTTCACTCCAACATTGCTAGAGTTGCCTCCACTTGACATTATTCTAGGATCAGATTGCTTCTTTGATACAAAAG attttgAAGACATTATTGTGACCGTCAGCTTTTTACTGGACAAAAGCCCACATGCAGAGTTTTGGAGCACCTATCAGGAAAGAAG tgCTGATCGATCTGTTGAAGATTTGTTGTTGAAGTGGGGACTGAGGTGTGTCCATGTTCCACTTTCTTCGTTTGACGCGGATGTTGAGGTGACCCACAACCACACAGTTCACATGCTTGTCATCACACGAAAATCGGGAGTCACGTGA
- the LOC121379854 gene encoding uncharacterized protein LOC121379854 gives MLTHLGTAAIRKLKPRKSPGPDGISNEMLTHLGTAAIRKLKPRKSPGPDGISNEMLTHLGTAAIRKLKPRKSPGPDGISNEMLTHLGTAAIRKLKPRKSPGPDGISNEMLTHLGTAAIRKLKPRKSPGPDGISNEMLTHLGTAAIRKLKPRKSPGPDGISNEMLTHLGTAAIRKLKPRKSPGPDGISNEMLTHLGTAAIRKLKPRKSPGPDGISNEMLTHLGTAAIRKLKPRKSPGPDGISNEMLTHLGTAAIRKLKPRKSPGPDGISNEMLTHLGTAAIRKLKPRKSPGPDGISNEMLTHLGTAAIRKLKPRKSPGPDGISNEMLTHLGTAAIRKLKPRKSPGPDGISNEMLTHLGTAAIRKLKPRKSPGPDGISNEMLTHLGTAAIRKLKPRKSPGPDGISNEMLTHLGTAAIRKLKPRKSPGPDGISNEMLTHLGTAAIRKLKPRKSPGPDGISNEMLTHLGTAAIRKLKPRKSPGPDGISNEMLTHLGTAAIRKLKPRKSPGPDGISNEMLTHLGTAAIRKLKPRKSPGPDGISNEMLTHLGTAAIRKLKPRKSPGPDGISNEMLTHLGTAAIRKLKPRKSPGPDGISNEMLTHLGTAAIRKLKPRKSPGPDGISNEMLTHLGTAAIRKLKPRKSPGPDGISNEMLTHLGTAAIRKLKPRKSPGPDGISNEMLTHLGTAAIRKLKPRKSPGPDGISNEMLTHLGTAAIRKLKPRKSPGPDGISNEMLTHLGTAAIRKLKPRKSPGPDGISNEMLTHLGTAAIRKLKPRKSPGPDGISNEMLTHLGTAAIRKLKPRKSPGPDGISNEMLTHLGTAAIRKLKPRKSPGPDGISNEMLTHLGTAAIRKLKPRKSPGPDGISNEMLTHLGTAAIRKLKPRKSPGPDGISNEMLTHLGTAAIRKLKPRKSPGPDGISNEMLTHLGTAAIRKLKPRKSPGPDGISNEMLTHLGTAAIRKLKPRKSPGPDGISNEMLTHLGTAAIRKLKPRKSPGPDGISNEMLTHLGTAAIRKLKPRKSPGPDGISNEMLTHLGTAAIRKLKPRKSPGPDGISNEMLTHLGTAAIRKLKPRKSPGPDGISNEMLTHLGTAAIRKLKPRKSPGPDGISNEMLTHLGTAAIRKLKPRKSPGPDGISNEMLTHLGTAAIRKLKPRKSPGPDGISNEMLTHLGTAAIRKLKPRKSPGPDGISNEMLTHLGTAAIRKLKPRKSPGPDGISNEMLTHLGTAAIRKLKPRKSPGPDGISNEMPTHLGTAAIRKLKPRKSPGPDGISNEMLTHLGTAAIRKLKPRKSPGPDGISNEMLTHLGTAAIRKLKPRKSPGPDGISNEMLTHLGTAAIRKLKPRKSPGPDGISNEMLTHLGTAAIRKLKPRKSPGPDGISNEMLTHLGTAAIRKLKPRKSPGPDGISNEMLTHLGTAAIRKLKPRKSPGPDGISNEMLTHLGTAAIRKLKPRKSPGPDGISNEMLTQPWNCWNKEIKT, from the exons ATGCTCACCCACCTTGGAACTGCTGCAATAAGGAAATTAAAACCTAGAAAGTCGCCAGGACCAGATGGTATTTCCAACGAGATGCTCACCCACCTTGGAACTGCTGCAATAAGGAAATTAAAACCTAGAAAGTCGCCAGGACCAGATGGTATTTCCAACGAGATGCTCACCCACCTTGGAACTGCTGCAATAAGGAAATTAAAACCTAGAAAGTCGCCAGGACCAGATGGTATTTCCAACGAGATGCTCACCCACCTTGGAACTGCTGCAATAAGGAAATTAAAACCTAGAAAGTCGCCAGGACCAGATGGTATTTCCAACGAGATGCTCACCCACCTTGGAACTGCTGCAATAAGGAAATTAAAACCTAGAAAGTCGCCAGGACCAGATGGTATTTCCAACGAGATGCTCACCCACCTTGGAACTGCTGCAATAAGGAAATTAAAACCTAGAAAGTCGCCAGGACCAGATGGTATTTCCAACGAGATGCTCACCCACCTTGGAACTGCTGCAATAAGGAAATTAAAACCTAGAAAGTCGCCAGGACCAGATGGTATTTCCAACGAGATGCTCACCCACCTTGGAACTGCTGCAATAAGGAAATTAAAACCTAGAAAGTCGCCAGGACCAGATGGTATTTCCAACGAGATGCTCACCCACCTTGGAACTGCTGCAATAAGGAAATTAAAACCTAGAAAGTCGCCAGGACCAGATGGTATTTCCAACGAGATGCTCACCCACCTTGGAACTGCTGCAATAAGGAAATTAAAACCTAGAAAGTCGCCAGGACCAGATGGTATTTCCAACGAGATGCTCACCCACCTTGGAACTGCTGCAATAAGGAAATTAAAACCTAGAAAGTCGCCAGGACCAGATGGTATTTCCAACGAGATGCTCACCCACCTTGGAACTGCTGCAATAAGGAAATTAAAACCTAGAAAGTCGCCAGGACCAGATGGTATTTCCAACGAGATGCTCACCCACCTTGGAACTGCTGCAATAAGGAAATTAAAACCTAGAAAGTCGCCAGGACCAGATGGTATTTCCAACGAGATGCTCACCCACCTTGGAACTGCTGCAATAAGGAAATTAAAACCTAGAAAGTCGCCAGGACCAGATGGTATTTCCAACGAGATGCTCACCCACCTTGGAACTGCTGCAATAAGGAAATTAAAACCTAGAAAGTCGCCAGGACCAGATGGTATTTCCAACGAGATGCTCACCCACCTTGGAACTGCTGCAATAAGGAAATTAAAACCTAGAAAGTCGCCAGGACCAGATGGTATTTCCAACGAGATGCTCACCCACCTTGGAACTGCTGCAATAAGGAAATTAAAACCTAGAAAGTCGCCAGGACCAGATGGTATTTCCAACGAGATGCTCACCCACCTTGGAACTGCTGCAATAAGGAAATTAAAACCTAGAAAGTCGCCAGGACCAGATGGTATTTCCAACGAGATGCTCACCCACCTTGGAACTGCTGCAATAAGGAAATTAAAACCTAGAAAGTCGCCAGGACCAGATGGTATTTCCAACGAGATGCTCACCCACCTTGGAACTGCTGCAATAAGGAAATTAAAACCTAGAAAGTCGCCAGGACCAGATGGTATTTCCAACGAGATGCTCACCCACCTTGGAACTGCTGCAATAAGGAAATTAAAACCTAGAAAGTCGCCAGGACCAGATGGTATTTCCAACGAGATGCTCACCCACCTTGGAACTGCTGCAATAAGGAAATTAAAACCTAGAAAGTCGCCAGGACCAGATGGTATTTCCAACGAGATGCTCACCCACCTTGGAACTGCTGCAATAAGGAAATTAAAACCTAGAAAGTCGCCAGGACCAGATGGTATTTCCAACGAGATGCTCACCCACCTTGGAACTGCTGCAATAAGGAAATTAAAACCTAGAAAGTCGCCAGGACCAGATGGTATTTCCAACGAGATGCTCACCCACCTTGGAACTGCTGCAATAAGGAAATTAAAACCTAGAAAGTCGCCAGGACCAGATGGTATTTCCAACGAGATGCTCACCCACCTTGGAACTGCTGCAATAAGGAAATTAAAACCTAGAAAGTCGCCAGGACCAGATGGTATTTCCAACGAGATGCTCACCCACCTTGGAACTGCTGCAATAAGGAAATTAAAACCTAGAAAGTCGCCAGGACCAGATGGTATTTCCAACGAGATGCTCACCCACCTTGGAACTGCTGCAATAAGGAAATTAAAACCTAGAAAGTCGCCAGGACCAGATGGTATTTCCAACGAGATGCTCACCCACCTTGGAACTGCTGCAATAAGGAAATTAAAACCTAGAAAGTCGCCAGGACCAGATGGTATTTCCAACGAGATGCTCACCCACCTTGGAACTGCTGCAATAAGGAAATTAAAACCTAGAAAGTCGCCAGGACCAGATGGTATTTCCAACGAGATGCTCACCCACCTTGGAACTGCTGCAATAAGGAAATTAAAACCTAGAAAGTCGCCAGGACCAGATGGTATTTCCAACGAGATGCTCACCCACCTTGGAACTGCTGCAATAAGGAAATTAAAACCTAGAAAGTCGCCAGGACCAGATGGTATTTCCAACGAGATGCTCACCCACCTTGGAACTGCTGCAATAAGGAAATTAAAACCTAGAAAGTCGCCAGGACCAGATGGTATTTCCAACGAGATGCTCACCCACCTTGGAACTGCTGCAATAAGGAAATTAAAACCTAGAAAGTCGCCAGGACCAGATGGTATTTCCAACGAGATGCTCACCCACCTTGGAACTGCTGCAATAAGGAAATTAAAACCTAGAAAGTCGCCAGGACCAGATGGTATTTCCAACGAGATGCTCACCCACCTTGGAACTGCTGCAATAAGGAAATTAAAACCTAGAAAGTCGCCAGGACCAGATGGTATTTCCAACGAGATGCTCACCCACCTTGGAACTGCTGCAATAAGGAAATTAAAACCTAGAAAGTCGCCAGGACCAGATGGTATTTCCAACGAGATGCTCACCCACCTTGGAACTGCTGCAATAAGGAAATTAAAACCTAGAAAGTCGCCAGGACCAGATGGTATTTCCAACGAGATGCTCACCCACCTTGGAACTGCTGCAATAAGGAAATTAAAACCTAGAAAGTCGCCAGGACCAGATGGTATTTCCAACGAGATGCTCACCCACCTTGGAACTGCTGCAATAAGGAAATTAAAACCTAGAAAGTCGCCAGGACCAGATGGTATTTCCAACGAGATGCTCACCCACCTTGGAACTGCTGCAATAAGGAAATTAAAACCTAGAAAGTCGCCAGGACCAGATGGTATTTCCAACGAGATGCTCACCCACCTTGGAACTGCTGCAATAAGGAAATTAAAACCTAGAAAGTCGCCAGGACCAGATGGTATTTCCAACGAGATGCTCACCCACCTTGGAACTGCTGCAATAAGGAAATTAAAACCTAGAAAGTCGCCAGGACCAGATGGTATTTCCAACGAGATGCTCACCCACCTTGGAACTGCTGCAATAAGGAAATTAAAACCTAGAAAGTCGCCAGGACCAGATGGTATTTCCAACGAGATGCTCACCCACCTTGGAACTGCTGCAATAAGGAAATTAAAACCTAGAAAGTCGCCAGGACCAGATGGTATTTCCAACGAGATGCTCACCCACCTTGGAACTGCTGCAATAAGGAAATTAAAACCTAGAAAGTCGCCAGGACCAGATGGTATTTCCAACGAGATGCCCACCCACCTTGGAACTGCTGCAATAAGGAAATTAAAACCTAGAAAGTCGCCAGGACCAGATGGTATTTCCAACGAGATGCTCACCCACCTTGGAACTGCTGCAATAAGGAAATTAAAACCTAGAAAGTCGCCAGGACCAGATGGTATTTCCAACGAGATGCTCACCCACCTTGGAACTGCTGCAATAAGGAAATTAAAACCTAGAAAGTCGCCAGGACCAGATGGTATTTCCAACGAGATGCTCACCCACCTTGGAACTGCTGCAATAAGGAAATTAAAACCTAGAAAGTCGCCAGGACCAGATGGTATTTCCAACGAGATGCTCACCCACCTTGGAACTGCTGCAATAAGGAAATTAAAACCTAGAAAGTCGCCAGGACCAGATGGTATTTCCAACGAGATGCTCACCCACCTTGGAACTGCTGCAATAAGGAAATTAAAACCTAGAAAGTCGCCAGGACCAGATGGTATTTCCAACGAGATGCTCACCCACCTTGGAACTGCTGCAATAAGGAAATTAAAACCTAGAAAGTCGCCAGGAC CAGATGGTATTTCCAACGAGATGCTCACCCACCTTGGAACTGCTGCAATAAGGAAATTAAAACCTAGAAAGTCGCCAGGACCAGATGGTATTTCCAACGAGATGCTCACCCAGCCGTGGAACTGCTGGAATAAGGAAATTAAAACCTAG